AACGAAATTCACAGATTTTAAGTGTCTTTTTAGGATCACTAGagatttatttcttaaaattacTTACTGTAGATTACCATTGAACATTTtggggtcaattttttttatatatatatttatgaaggAATTCACTTATgttcaacaaggctgcatttgtttctggattctttgatgaatatgaagctcaaaagaacagcattttttaaaacagaaatattttgtaacattgtaaatttctttactgtcattattgatcaatttaatgcatccttgctgaataaaagtattcatttctctTCAACATttctgactccaaacttttgaactgtactgtatatgtaactGTCATCACTCACtttttattatactgtaaatcacGTAAAGCTCAAATAATGATTGTGACTTCTTGTGAGATTTTAAAAGGTATAACATCTACAGATTCCTGTTCAATACAGTATCACACAAGCATAACAATgaaggaaagagagaaaaggTGCCGGGACAGGAGTGTTTGTACCCTTGTGAAACGGGGGCTGCAAAGATTGAGTGACAGGGGGGGTTGGTGGTGGTGAAGGGGGGGCTGAGCCTGGAAGAATACAGAGAATAGTGAAACACACAACATGAAACACAAAACAgtagaaagagagaaaacaagGCAGTGAAAGAGAGAAATGCAGATCTGAGTTTACAGCATGCAGGAACATGCAGTTCACCGATGCAATGAGAGCTAGTTACTGTGGGTTTCTGAGAGGATGCTGGGATCAAGGCAGAGAGATCTGGGTTTGTCTTATCATACGTTTGAACATCACTCTACACTCAAAAACATCTAACGTCCTTGTCTACACtagttaaaaggatagttcaccccaaaattaaacttctggtatttactcaccctcgggTCAAACCAAACCCGTATGACttggatttgaaaataatttcatattatgaatattttcacacaataATCAGTTGTTAACCTCCAAAACTGTCAAAAAGGGCAATAAAGGAAAGCCATATGACTCATGTGCAACAGTTCAAGTCTCCTGAAGTGATACGATAGCACTACTGTGATGTATGGACCAAAGTTTAAGTCATTGTTCACTGATAATCTTCTCCTGCAGTGAGTTAACTGCGATTGAGTAAATGTTACGATTCAGTTCAATTCGTGAATCATTTCAAttcataaacaaataatttagtCCAATTTGTGAActtaaacagcatttaaaagAACCGACTCAGAAGAATGATTCACTCATTGATTCAGTTCTCAAATTCAACTCACTGACTCAATGACTCTGAGTAGTAGTAGTTCTTGAATTCACTAGAGTTCACCGAGTGGAAAGATTATGAGTGAATAATTCAACAAGTTGCATGGCAATAAAGTTCAGACTTTTGTACAGAAAAGTTCACATGGTAGATCTAGTGTCTTCACTGATCCCAAATCTTCTGAAATCATACAATAATGTTACTGTGACCAAAAGAATCATTATATGCTGTGAGTTTTTAACGGTGAGACTGAGTCAAAGAGatgattcagttcaattcatgaatcatttgaatgaatctATTCAGCTTAGTCCAATTTGTGAACTTAGTTATCACTCAAAAGAACCAATTTAGAAGAGCAATTAATTCACTGATTCAGTTCTTGAATTCACTTTTGGAACAATTATGAGTGAATATCGACTTTAAATTCATTCTGATCTTTATATAAAGTAACATATGGCTTCAAAAGACTTGAAATGTATTGCACAAGCCATGTGAATCACTGTaatgatgcttttttttgtcatttttggagccGACTTGTAGACTGTACAGTAAGAGCTGCATTAAGATAAACAaaaattctccttttgtgtttcacagaaaaaataacagcatacagGCATTCAGGCAATCAaccaacagcatttattttggggtgaactattcctttaaacagcagatgttctaGCTAAGCCCTACTGAAAGCAGTGGGATGGAATTTGCATTTGTTGGTAACATGATTCTCCATGACATAGGGAGCAGGCCAAATCAGGTGTAAAGCTTTTTGGCCTGAGGAGGTTCATGCATATGTATCTATCTCTTTTCAGTGCTATAGTGCCTTTCTAGTCTCATAGCTGATGCTCAACCAGCATGCATTCTCATCAGCCTGATACTGGTGTTACCTTTACCCGCCTCTACTGCGGGATGCCGAATTAATGCTTCatagaaaagagagaaagagagagagagagaaagacaaaagAAGACAAAGGTAGAGGGGATATACTGTAAGTAGCAGCCACCTGACAACCAAAATAGGttgtttctaaatatatacagtaagtCACGAAATATGATGTTGTTGGAAggtacatacaaaaaaaaaaaaaaaaaggtttaatcATGAAAATTAAAAGGCCAGAACACCTTTTTACTTTCACAGACAgaatgaaaaatgcaaaaaaatcaatgtataaatgtaaaaatcaatcaattaataaattgaatacattttcttaaacattattgtcttgttttccaacaGAATTCTAATATATCTCTAAAacagcatatatttaattgagaagcaaaattgcataaaatattagaattaaaaagaattaagttgtttttttctaaCTACGCTGTTTccaaaaaatgaatacaaaatttTGTGAAGTATGCtcaaaaaagataaaaaatactgattaaaaatATGACATAGTGAATagcactataaataaatataaattatataaatattgtttaaaaaatataataaaatataaagtacacaaaaatataaataaaatataaaaataagtcaaatataaataaacaaactatgttaaatttgggttaaatctattttttaaataataaaatcttaataaaagtataaaaaataagtcaaatataaataaacaaacaaacaaatggcaTGTTATGTGTGTGTTAAATCTATTCATAGAGTATGCAACCCTTAATGAATTAAAAGCATTATATTGTAGACGTAGACAAGAACACTCCGATTCAGGAAATTGAGGACTGAAACACAAACCTTTGTACAAGTTTTATTCTGCTTGCAATTTATGTGAGGCCACCGTTGAGGAAAATACTGCACCTGGATCCTTGCCTCAAATCCTGAAAATGTTGTAAAATGACTCGCAAAGCTAGTCCTCACCTTCATCCACCATTGTGAAGCCCTCTTTTGTGACAGTGGGGCCATTGCCCTTGATAGTCATGGCATTCAAATAGAACTTGTAGTGAGTGCTGTGCTTGAGGTTTTCCAGAGTGATGCTGGTCTCGTTTGCTGGTAGAAGCAGCTCTTTGAGCGGCCCAAGTTCATCTGTTGTATTGACTACAAGGAGAGTTCACATAGAGAAGATTAAAAGTGTAAGCGATTGCCATCTTTTTATAAATCAACAACAAAATCCCATAAAACATGGTCCAATTCAGACTTACTAGGCTGGTATTTGAGCAAGTATCCTGTCAAGTGACCATTATATTCTACAGGTGGCACCCACTTCACAATCAATGAGTCCAGGTTCAGATTTTGGATTTTGAAATCTGCAGGAGGCCCaggaactaaaaaaaacaatgtatattgattatttttctttaaataattcTTCAGACTTTGACAAGTGAGTACATATAGTAAATAAGTACACACTCTACCTCCCTCTGGTGTTTCAAATATGTGATTGGAACTGGTGGGTCCGTCTCCTTTCCCGTTGAAGGCTCTAATATTGAGGGTGTACTGGCTGTAAGGATGAAGGTCGATCAGAAGACCCTCCGGCTCACTCCCGTGAAAGATGAGCTCCTGTGGTTTCACAGGCTCAGGGTCTTGCTTGTGCAGGCTTCTCATCTTCCAGTAACTCACCTACAAAATGGCAACATCTTAGACTATTTGCAGCTCAAATGTCAACATCTTAGGTAGATATCTGTAATATTAGagatgtaaatgtattttctgtgTTAAGTAAGTACCTTATATCCATTCAATCGCCCTCGTACTGTTGAAAACGGAACAGCGTCCCAGTGCACTTCAGCCACTGTCCCATTCTGAACTGTAACTTCTACTTTCTCTGGGGCCACAGTTGGTACTAAGATGACGAagacatacaaaatataatttttttattgcaatttgtAATGGAACTTTATTCCTTATTTCTCGGAATCTGTCCACATTCTCGGATGAACATTTTCAATTGACTCTGtcacagtgcattctgggactgTACACATGTGACgccataatataatataataaatataatataatataatataatataatataatataatataatataatataatataatataatataatataatataatataatataatataatataatataatataatataatataataacattatatattggcaatgaataaaaatgcacataagttgtgtaaaataatatttaatatacatttatattaataaatataaatacaatgctacgtaaaataatatattaaaataatattgatataaatatatttgagtgCTTTCTGAAGCTTACTCACAGTCTTCTCCTGAGTATCCCATCATCACTTCTGGTCTGGGACCAGGACCGTACTCATTGACCGCCTGCACGGTGACTTCATAGGATGCAAAAGTGGGCGTTCCTTTCACCACATATTGCGAGACATTGGCCAGAGTGAGTGAAGCCCATTGCTGATCCAGATCTTTCTGTCTCCAGCTCACCTTGTACTGTAGGCCTGGACCGTTCGACTCCAGCCCAGTCAGCTCCTGGTCACCagacattaaaaagaaaaccatGTAAACTAGGAACTAGGAACTCAGCTAAATTAGTTGGtatagcattaaaaataaaggtttgttattggcatctatggttcctTGGaagaacatccatggaacctttccaatgcacaaatgttttctgtagtggaaaaaaaaatcttattcaCCCTAAAAAAACTGATCTGATTAAGTACTGATCACTGAAAAGTTCTCTAAGGataatatttctgtgaaactccccttttggaacctttattttttgaGATTGCACTCCActgaataaaatcaaatcatAAGTGTTTTACCCTCCAATTTATTGTCATACTGTCAGGTGATGTTCCTATGACTTCAACATCTGATGGATTCACGTCAGGCCCTGTGAGAATCACAATCAGACTTTGATTCATAAAAATACAAGGACGTTTAAAGATTCTTAAGCATTCTACTTTCTTGCTTGGGTAACTCACGTGCAGGGTTGGTTCTGTACTGTCTGGATGAAGCGCTGGGTTCACTCAGACCCACGTCATTGAGTGCCAGGACCCTGAAGGTGTAATACACATACGGGGAAAGCTCCAGGTGTGCTGTGGTGCTGGTGCCTGACACTTCAGTCATATTGACCCATACTCCAGGCTCGTGGAGTGAATCTTCATATTGGATCAGGAACGCTGAGGTAACCAAGTATAAATGGATCAGAAAAGCAGACCTAAATGTTTCTGTTGTCCTATTATGTGGATCACCAATTGATCTACCACAAGGTAACAAACATAGAACTCACACTGAATAGGACTATTGTTTTCATCACCAGGGGTCCATGTAAGCCGAACACTGCGCTCTCTTTGGTCTGTCAGCTCCAGGTCTGTGGGCGGGTCTGGTTGCTCTGGAAAACCAGATATTATGAGACACAAAACTCCATCCATCTCAATTACACCAGACATTAGAAACATGCAACACAAGCCcaaattaaaaaactaatataacaccaacttaaaaaaaattgtcacagactgaaatgtgacattctgttaAAGGCACGATTTTAAAGTGTCAAACCAATCTCGTGAGAAAACGTACTTGGTTCACATTTCGGAGAATTTGTGGCaaattcgtatgaatttgtacaattTGAGTcgtacaaaaacataaaaattgtaGAAAAAATAAGCATCAAGGTGAACCACTAAACTGAGCTCAGTGGGGTGTAAGCAGATGAATACATAAACATGTTTATACGAATTTGCTGCTAACtcatcaaaatgtaaattaGTCACAAATTGCCTGTTGAGAGTCTGTTGGTAAAGCTGAAATCACACAGGTCTTTATTTCCAAACGAGGTCAGGAAAAGTTTAGTAAGCTGCCTCATTTGCGAAAATTAAAAACCAAAATTGCCTTTAACAGTTTATGTATTAATGGGAAACATCCACAAAGCACATTCATAAGCACATATTAGGAAGGTGATGAAGggataaacaaaaaacaaaaaccaaaataCAAATGCATCAAATGGTTTTGGGACCTGTTTGGGAACTGAAAGAAGTGCATTTTACCCATTATTATAGGTGGTGTTGGTGTGGCCTCTGACAAGGAAAGCAGGTTTGAGGAAGTCAAAAGTTAATTATACAAAAAGTACAAATTCAACTCTACAACAGCACCCATATAAAAATCTAGGAAGCCATATTGTATAATGTATAGTTTCTGAGAAAATGACTGACTGAAGCAGTTGAGTGTGTTGAGAGTGATGTATAAACTGAGCGTACCGACTACTGTGAGCATGGCGCTGGCTGAATCTTGGTCAAGGGTGGTGTTTCTGATGCAGGTGTAGTTGCCCTCATCTTCCTCTCTCACGTCATATATAGTCAGACTGTCAGAGCCCACCTTAAatctacacacaaacacacacctgctAGTGAAAAACAAGTAGCTACATGCCACATTTCAGAGAAAATAAACTGAgacattatttttacttttctcAAACTTCAGAAGTTACTATTTAGGTCAAAAGTGTTTTGTGGAtgggtttttattttgtttacttgTACACTGTATTTactctactgttcaaaagtttggggttggtacattttttttatattttttaaaattactcttttatgctcaccaaggcttcatttatttaataaaaaatacagtaaactttttaattttaatttaaaatctttttctattttaaaacattttaaaatatattttattcctatgatggcaaagccattactccagtcttcagtgtcacatatcagaaatcattctaatatgctgatttggtgctcaggaaatatttattattattattattattattatcaacattGAAAACAGTTCTGTTATATTTCTCAGTACTGCTATATTTTtgctatataattattataatttttttaaattctttgataaataaaaaggcatttatttgaaatataaatcttttgtaacaacataaaaacctttactgtcacttttaataaatgtaatgcctccttgctgaataaaagtattaaattctttttttttaaggaaaaaaaatcttacagtaGTGTATTTCTTTTCAAATAGGAAAAATGcctataaagaaaaaaaatacccaACTGCTCCATCTGCAAATCATTTTCCATATACAGTAAGTGCAAACAACTTcattatttctaaaataaacaaaataaaacattaaacaatctCCCTCGCTTGTATCATGTGCTAACCCCTGCTTCAGATGGTACTTATATTTGAACAAAAGTTGCAGCAGTGGTTGCAGGTCATACCGAGTGTCGTCGGGAAGCTCCATATTGTCTTTGAGCCATATCATGGAAGGAAATAGAGAGGGGTCGTGTTTGACTTTACACTCAAACACAGTCATGCTGTTTCTCTGGACCACTTTATACCCAGGCTGTCTGATGATCCGTGTAGCCTCTGCGGAAAGAAAACAAGATAAATCTTGCTCATTTCCCCCATATTTCCCatcatactactactactactactactattcaTACACTTAGCATATTACAAATACACAGATTTaaccaaaacaaattaaattaagttttcaCTCACCTTTCACTTCCAGGTAAACATGATTTTCTTTGTTTCCAAGACTGTTTGAGGCAATGCAGGTGTATTTGCCACTATTTAGTGGCCGAGCAACATTGATCTCTAAGGtattgtttttatgaatgatgTACGAGTCGCTATCCACTATGCTCTGACTGTCTTTAAACCTGCAGATAACAGAAGCATAATCACCATGCAACATAAACTCATGATATACATGTTTGGATATTAGAGGCAAACTTAAAAagaatgaaacaaataaaaaataaaataatatcccACCATGTGATTTTTGGAAGTGGCGAGCCAAATGTAGCACAGTCTAACAGAGCCCTACTGTTAGTGATGACTGAGTACACATGATTTGGAGGAGTCAGCACCCTTGGAGGTTCAGctgaaatgtaatgtaatgtaatttaccATACATAACAACTGAAAAATATagtatagaatagaatagaaatgcATATACTCTAACATACCCAAGACACTAACAAAGGCATTGGCCAGCAGGTAACCGTACTCATTGGAGGCGttgcattgataaacagagCTTGAGCCAGTCTGAACATCACTGAGGATGATATTGCTATTTTCGATTTTCCGACTGGGGTCCTTATGTGAGTCTATCAAGAAATCACATCATAATTATactcataattaaattataatcaaACCATTCttctaaaaaagtaattagctgtgctacaagctactaacaaaaATGAGCAAACtacattattaattttataatttaatatgaacAATATTTCCTACtggcacaaaaacaataaaatgaattagggtgaaaacagaaacaattaggcaaactaaaaaattaggcaaataaataaaaacacttagtGATAAGCAACATTTAACTAAATATTATggtataaaaacaaacataggatcagtaaatcattttataaaatcGTTTTATTTACAGGTACTGTACTGATTAACAATAAATCAGATCTTCctatatatcaatataaaaacagttgttgAAAATAGCTAGATACTGGAAAAGCTACATTGTTTTGAAAAGTAAAAGTGAGTGGGCTTTACATACTTTCAATGGGAATTCCGTTGACAGACCATGTGACCGTGGGTTTAGGGTTGCCTTCTGCCCGGCAAATGAGCATTCCAGATTCTTTCGGGGCCAGGATGAGGTTCTGAGGGGCACTGATCCAAAAGGGAGCCGCTGTGGAGATAAAAGGAAAGTTTAAAATCAAACAGAcaaaattagaatttaaaatgtgaaaatttgaATTTAGAATGTTTCCTATGCAACAGATTAGAATTATTTCatcatatattttaagatatctGGCAAACCAGTGAGTATTTTCGGAGTAAGAGAAAACACAAAGGTTCTTTCAGAacagctcaagtacatgaacgGTTCAGGATGGCATCCCGGGGTCAGTGAATGATGTGACTAAACAAGATTTTTGAGATGTGACAGATGAAAAGACGTCCTCTGACAGACCTCTGACCACTACAGTGATGATGTGATGGTTGCTCCCCAGGCGATTCTTGGCTAAACAACGGTAATCTCCCCCATCCGCTTCTGTCACCTCCGTTATCTTCAGAGTTTTCTGGAAACTGTGAAATGAAAAACGGCCGCTTGGCAGGTCCCCGTTCACCTTGCTCCAGGAGATATCTGGCGTTGGactgaaaaacacaataaaGTCAAACACATTTGAACTGTTTATGTAAATTTATTGATGCAACCTGACCCCAATCACAAGAAGAAACAGACATGGctacaaaaaaaaccccaaacagCACAGTAAGATGCACATTAGCCATTCTTCGACCCAAGAGAGAGCCATTTTTCCACTTCCTCCTACTTACAGGCCATCAGCGATGCATTCCAGCTGCAGCGTGTCTCCTTTCAGGACCATGGTAGTACTGTGCATTCCTGGTGGGTTCATGAAAGTGGGCGCTCTCTCCCCAGATGGACTGTCTAGAACATAGATAGGCCACAATCAGACCAATTTTATAACCGGCCAGCTATTGCCCAGGACTAATGAGTGAGGAAAAAGATGCTGTTTTGGTGCCCAAAACCACACACAAACGAGGTAGATAAAACTAGAGGTGTACAAACAGAATATTTCTGGTCAAATTTGACAATATAAAtggaaaaagtatttattttgaaacttCTAGGGTAGTCTAAAAAATTGCCCTTATGTCTTTTATCAAGTGAACCTCATACTGAATGACAATTATTTTATCCTTCCATTGCTTCTTTTGGATGGCATTTAAAAGAGAATGGAAGGAtccaaatgaaaaatataatagaaaTGAACAGTGTTTTAGTGAGATATTTTACAGTACCTTATACAGTGTTGCATACAGAATGTAATATGCAACACTAATACATGTATTCAGTTTAAAACAGGGAAAGGAGAAAGTTTAGTGACCAGTAGAAGATGTGTAGACACTGCCAAAATGTTAATTA
The sequence above is drawn from the Onychostoma macrolepis isolate SWU-2019 chromosome 04, ASM1243209v1, whole genome shotgun sequence genome and encodes:
- the nrcama gene encoding neuronal cell adhesion molecule a isoform X2; its protein translation is MDRKRSCTLCGGAVVLLLLLLGHMTTALEVPLDLPQPPTITHQSPKDYIIDPRENIIIHCEAKGKPHPSFSWTRNGTHFDVEKDSKVIMKPNSGTLVIDISGEKAEAYEGVYQCIARNEHGSAMSNNIVIRQSRSPLWSKEKIEPITVQRGMSLVLQCRPPAGLPPPIIFWMDNNFQRLPQNSRVSQAVNGDLYFSNVLMEDTRNDYICYARFPHTQTIQQKQPITVNVLDIEAMNETVLAAFLNGSDFWGDSPSGERAPTFMNPPGMHSTTMVLKGDTLQLECIADGLPTPDISWSKVNGDLPSGRFSFHSFQKTLKITEVTEADGGDYRCLAKNRLGSNHHIITVVVRAAPFWISAPQNLILAPKESGMLICRAEGNPKPTVTWSVNGIPIENSHKDPSRKIENSNIILSDVQTGSSSVYQCNASNEYGYLLANAFVSVLAEPPRVLTPPNHVYSVITNSRALLDCATFGSPLPKITWFKDSQSIVDSDSYIIHKNNTLEINVARPLNSGKYTCIASNSLGNKENHVYLEVKEATRIIRQPGYKVVQRNSMTVFECKVKHDPSLFPSMIWLKDNMELPDDTRFKVGSDSLTIYDVREEDEGNYTCIRNTTLDQDSASAMLTVVEATPTPPIIMEQPDPPTDLELTDQRERSVRLTWTPGDENNSPIQSFLIQYEDSLHEPGVWVNMTEVSGTSTTAHLELSPYVYYTFRVLALNDVGLSEPSASSRQYRTNPARPDVNPSDVEVIGTSPDSMTINWRELTGLESNGPGLQYKVSWRQKDLDQQWASLTLANVSQYVVKGTPTFASYEVTVQAVNEYGPGPRPEVMMGYSGEDLPTVAPEKVEVTVQNGTVAEVHWDAVPFSTVRGRLNGYKVSYWKMRSLHKQDPEPVKPQELIFHGSEPEGLLIDLHPYSQYTLNIRAFNGKGDGPTSSNHIFETPEGVPGPPADFKIQNLNLDSLIVKWVPPVEYNGHLTGYLLKYQPINTTDELGPLKELLLPANETSITLENLKHSTHYKFYLNAMTIKGNGPTVTKEGFTMVDEALIRHPAVEAGKGSAPPSPPPTPPVTQSLQPPFHKAPPAGRMFGSVNSSVEEDHAVISWEYSGPDKNVYVEYVVDNSKEPWKTEFVNGTRTYQIKGLKPGMSYRVRVVAKDHSDATVHSTEELLITVPAMTSKQVDIATQGWFIGLMCAIALLILVLLIVCFIKRNKGGKYPVKEKEDAHQDPEIQPMKEDDGTFGEYSDTEDHKPLKGSRTPSNGTVKKDDSDDSLVDYGEGGDGQFNEDGSFIGQYSGKKEKDTAEGNESSEAPSPVNAMNSFV
- the nrcama gene encoding neuronal cell adhesion molecule a isoform X5 produces the protein MDRKRSCTLCGGAVVLLLLLLGHMTTALEVPLDPKVLEGLPQPPTITHQSPKDYIIDPRENIIIHCEAKGKPHPSFSWTRNGTHFDVEKDSKVIMKPNSGTLVIDISGEKAEAYEGVYQCIARNEHGSAMSNNIVIRQSRSPLWSKEKIEPITVQRGMSLVLQCRPPAGLPPPIIFWMDNNFQRLPQNSRVSQAVNGDLYFSNVLMEDTRNDYICYARFPHTQTIQQKQPITVNVLDNSPSGERAPTFMNPPGMHSTTMVLKGDTLQLECIADGLPTPDISWSKVNGDLPSGRFSFHSFQKTLKITEVTEADGGDYRCLAKNRLGSNHHIITVVVRAAPFWISAPQNLILAPKESGMLICRAEGNPKPTVTWSVNGIPIENSHKDPSRKIENSNIILSDVQTGSSSVYQCNASNEYGYLLANAFVSVLAEPPRVLTPPNHVYSVITNSRALLDCATFGSPLPKITWFKDSQSIVDSDSYIIHKNNTLEINVARPLNSGKYTCIASNSLGNKENHVYLEVKEATRIIRQPGYKVVQRNSMTVFECKVKHDPSLFPSMIWLKDNMELPDDTRFKVGSDSLTIYDVREEDEGNYTCIRNTTLDQDSASAMLTVVEATPTPPIIMEQPDPPTDLELTDQRERSVRLTWTPGDENNSPIQSFLIQYEDSLHEPGVWVNMTEVSGTSTTAHLELSPYVYYTFRVLALNDVGLSEPSASSRQYRTNPARPDVNPSDVEVIGTSPDSMTINWRELTGLESNGPGLQYKVSWRQKDLDQQWASLTLANVSQYVVKGTPTFASYEVTVQAVNEYGPGPRPEVMMGYSGEDLPTVAPEKVEVTVQNGTVAEVHWDAVPFSTVRGRLNGYKVSYWKMRSLHKQDPEPVKPQELIFHGSEPEGLLIDLHPYSQYTLNIRAFNGKGDGPTSSNHIFETPEGVPGPPADFKIQNLNLDSLIVKWVPPVEYNGHLTGYLLKYQPINTTDELGPLKELLLPANETSITLENLKHSTHYKFYLNAMTIKGNGPTVTKEGFTMVDEALIRHPAVEAGKGSAPPSPPPTPPVTQSLQPPFHKAPPAGRMFGSVNSSVEEDHAVISWEYSGPDKNVYVEYVVDNSKEPWKTEFVNGTRTYQIKGLKPGMSYRVRVVAKDHSDATVHSTEELLITVPAMTSKQVDIATQGWFIGLMCAIALLILVLLIVCFIKRNKGGKYPVKEKEDAHQDPEIQPMKEDDGTFGEYSDTEDHKPLKGSRTPSNGTVKKDDSDDSLVDYGEGGDGQFNEDGSFIGQYSGKKEKDTAEGNESSEAPSPVNAMNSFV
- the nrcama gene encoding neuronal cell adhesion molecule a isoform X3; the protein is MDRKRSCTLCGGAVVLLLLLLGHMTTALEVPLDPKVLEGLPQPPTITHQSPKDYIIDPRENIIIHCEAKGKPHPSFSWTRNGTHFDVEKDSKVIMKPNSGTLVIDISGEKAEAYEGVYQCIARNEHGSAMSNNIVIRQSRSPLWSKEKIEPITVQRGMSLVLQCRPPAGLPPPIIFWMDNNFQRLPQNSRVSQAVNGDLYFSNVLMEDTRNDYICYARFPHTQTIQQKQPITVNVLDIEAMNETVLAAFLNGSDFWGDSPSGERAPTFMNPPGMHSTTMVLKGDTLQLECIADGLPTPDISWSKVNGDLPSGRFSFHSFQKTLKITEVTEADGGDYRCLAKNRLGSNHHIITVVVRAAPFWISAPQNLILAPKESGMLICRAEGNPKPTVTWSVNGIPIENSHKDPSRKIENSNIILSDVQTGSSSVYQCNASNEYGYLLANAFVSVLAEPPRVLTPPNHVYSVITNSRALLDCATFGSPLPKITWFKDSQSIVDSDSYIIHKNNTLEINVARPLNSGKYTCIASNSLGNKENHVYLEVKEATRIIRQPGYKVVQRNSMTVFECKVKHDPSLFPSMIWLKDNMELPDDTRFKVGSDSLTIYDVREEDEGNYTCIRNTTLDQDSASAMLTVVEQPDPPTDLELTDQRERSVRLTWTPGDENNSPIQSFLIQYEDSLHEPGVWVNMTEVSGTSTTAHLELSPYVYYTFRVLALNDVGLSEPSASSRQYRTNPARPDVNPSDVEVIGTSPDSMTINWRELTGLESNGPGLQYKVSWRQKDLDQQWASLTLANVSQYVVKGTPTFASYEVTVQAVNEYGPGPRPEVMMGYSGEDLPTVAPEKVEVTVQNGTVAEVHWDAVPFSTVRGRLNGYKVSYWKMRSLHKQDPEPVKPQELIFHGSEPEGLLIDLHPYSQYTLNIRAFNGKGDGPTSSNHIFETPEGVPGPPADFKIQNLNLDSLIVKWVPPVEYNGHLTGYLLKYQPINTTDELGPLKELLLPANETSITLENLKHSTHYKFYLNAMTIKGNGPTVTKEGFTMVDEALIRHPAVEAGKGSAPPSPPPTPPVTQSLQPPFHKAPPAGRMFGSVNSSVEEDHAVISWEYSGPDKNVYVEYVVDNSKEPWKTEFVNGTRTYQIKGLKPGMSYRVRVVAKDHSDATVHSTEELLITVPAMTSKQVDIATQGWFIGLMCAIALLILVLLIVCFIKRNKGGKYPVKEKEDAHQDPEIQPMKEDDGTFGEYSDTEDHKPLKGSRTPSNGTVKKDDSDDSLVDYGEGGDGQFNEDGSFIGQYSGKKEKDTAEGNESSEAPSPVNAMNSFV
- the nrcama gene encoding neuronal cell adhesion molecule a isoform X9 → MDRKRSCTLCGGAVVLLLLLLGHMTTALEVPLDPKVLEGLPQPPTITHQSPKDYIIDPRENIIIHCEAKGKPHPSFSWTRNGTHFDVEKDSKVIMKPNSGTLVIDISGEKAEAYEGVYQCIARNEHGSAMSNNIVIRQSRSPLWSKEKIEPITVQRGMSLVLQCRPPAGLPPPIIFWMDNNFQRLPQNSRVSQAVNGDLYFSNVLMEDTRNDYICYARFPHTQTIQQKQPITVNVLDIEAMNETVLAAFLNGSDFWGDSPSGERAPTFMNPPGMHSTTMVLKGDTLQLECIADGLPTPDISWSKVNGDLPSGRFSFHSFQKTLKITEVTEADGGDYRCLAKNRLGSNHHIITVVVRAAPFWISAPQNLILAPKESGMLICRAEGNPKPTVTWSVNGIPIENSHKDPSRKIENSNIILSDVQTGSSSVYQCNASNEYGYLLANAFVSVLAEPPRVLTPPNHVYSVITNSRALLDCATFGSPLPKITWFKDSQSIVDSDSYIIHKNNTLEINVARPLNSGKYTCIASNSLGNKENHVYLEVKEATRIIRQPGYKVVQRNSMTVFECKVKHDPSLFPSMIWLKDNMELPDDTRFKVGSDSLTIYDVREEDEGNYTCIRNTTLDQDSASAMLTVVEATPTPPIIMEQPDPPTDLELTDQRERSVRLTWTPGDENNSPIQSFLIQYEDSLHEPGVWVNMTEVSGTSTTAHLELSPYVYYTFRVLALNDVGLSEPSASSRQYRTNPARPDVNPSDVEVIGTSPDSMTINWRELTGLESNGPGLQYKVSWRQKDLDQQWASLTLANVSQYVVKGTPTFASYEVTVQAVNEYGPGPRPEVMMGYSGEDLPTVAPEKVEVTVQNGTVAEVHWDAVPFSTVRGRLNGYKVSYWKMRSLHKQDPEPVKPQELIFHGSEPEGLLIDLHPYSQYTLNIRAFNGKGDGPTSSNHIFETPEGVPGPPADFKIQNLNLDSLIVKWVPPVEYNGHLTGYLLKYQPINTTDELGPLKELLLPANETSITLENLKHSTHYKFYLNAMTIKGNGPTVTKEGFTMVDEAMTSKQVDIATQGWFIGLMCAIALLILVLLIVCFIKRNKGGKYPVKEKEDAHQDPEIQPMKEDDGTFGEYSDTEDHKPLKGSRTPSNGTVKKDDSDDSLVDYGEGGDGQFNEDGSFIGQYSGKKEKDTAEGNESSEAPSPVNAMNSFV